The region CCTTTCCTTGACTGCCTCCATGGAAGACCGCAGCAATTCCAAAGAGGTAAGGACCGATTTTCTATCTTCCGGTTTCAGGGTTAAAACCAAATGGTGGTGCAGTTCAGTCATAAACTCTTGGATATCTTTGGTTTTTTTCTTTCCAGCTGGGGTAAGGCTGATCAATTTAATACGGGCATCCTCCGGATCATCGATACGGTGGATCATTTTTTTCTTAAGTAAACCGTCGAGGATCTTGGTCACCCGGCTTTTGGCCACCTCTAACTTTTGGGCTATGGCCGTGACGGTCAAATACCGTTCATGCTTAAAGAGCAGCAGGCTGCGCAGTTCGGCCGGTGTAAGGTTGAATTTTTTGGCCTGAAAGACTACCCTCTCCTGGCAGCAGGAACTAATTTCTTCGATCAGATTCTTGAGTCGGGAGGCTTGATATTGGGTGATTTTAGGATTATTGTTTTCAATATCGTTCATAGTATTAACTAAATAATCCCTTTTTAATGTCTTGTCAAGCCCCCATTTCTAAATTTTTGATTCCCTTTTCTTAAATTTTTGATGTATACAAAAAAGATAAATACGAATTTAAAGGAGTCAAGGTAAAATATTATGGGGGTTCCTTTTTCTATTTCTAAACCCTATCAAGCCCGTTATCCCGGTTTACCTTTTGGGCTGACCCTGATCTCTGATTGCCAAAACCCCATTAATCCCCAGGGGTTTGACGAATATAAACGGGGCCTCTTGCGGAAGATGCGCAAGAGGGAAACCCTGGCCGGGATTAACGAACGGATCTCCCTGTATGACCGGTTTTTTCATTCTTTCGGATACGAATGTCCCCTGCCCAAACATCTCAAAAGAACCGTCCAGAGCGGCTTCCCCCGTTATAATCTGATGGTGGATACCCATTTCATGGCCGAAATGTGTGCCGGGATATTGGTGGCGGTTACGGATTTCGATTGCTTTGAAGGGGCCTTAACCCTGGACATTACCCGAGAGGGGGAAATAGGCCACGGTATGGGGGGAAGGGATTTTTTACTGAAAGCCGACGAAATCGTCCTGCGGGATGAAAAGGAGATCGTTTGCGTCCTTTGCCAGGGGGCGGATGAAAAAACCCGAGTCAGGGAAACCACCTCCCGGGTTCTTTTTTATGCCTATGCGGTTCCGGGCGTAGAGGCCCGGTTTATAAAGGAAGGGTTGGATTTGGCTGCGGAAACTATGGGTCGTTTCGGCCAGGGAACTGTTGAAGATGTGACGGTTTTTTAAGAATTTTCTCAAGCTCAAATTTTCAAAGGCTAAATTGTTACGAAAGATGTAATTATAAAAAGTGCCCGGCCGGGCTTCTATAAAGGAAAGGGAGCAAAAGTCATGCAAAAAATTTCCGTCCCCTCCCGGCTCTGGTATGAAAACCAGGAGCGGGAACTGACTTTCCCGGATCGTTGGGAGGTCCACAACCTTAACTCGCCCGGCTTCGAAAAGCCCGGCCTTCTTCATCAGGAAATAAAAGAAAAGATCGATCACCCCATCGAAGGCCCTGCCTTGGAAGAATTGGCCCGGGGGAAAAACCAGGCGGTTATCGTCTTTGACGATATGACCCGGCCGACGCCGGTCAAGGATGTGGCCCCTCATATTGTGGCCGCCCTGCATCGGGCCGGCCTGAAGAAGGACCAGATCCGCTTTATCTGGGCCCTGGGGGGGCATGGGGCCTACGACATGATCAACGCCCGGAAAAAATTAGGGGAAGCGATCGTCGAGAATTATGCGGTGTACAACCACGATCCATTCCAGAACACCCTTCGGGTCGGAAGGACCCCGACCGGGGTGGAACTCTGGTTTAACCGGGAATTTATGTCTTGCGACCTGAAAATCGGTCTGGGCTGCATCACCCCCCATGTTCATGTGGGGTTCGGCGGGGGGGCCAAACTGATCCTCCCGGGGGTGGCCGGGATGGAAACCATCAACCAATTCCATAATCAATTGTGCCGGGACGAAACGCGGACTGGAATAGGGAACTTCGAAAATAACATCATGCGGGCCGAGTGCGATGCCGCCGGTGATGCGGTGGGTTTAAACTTTAAGGTGGATTGTCTGGTCAACCGCCGGGGGGAGATTACCAATCTCTATGCCGGCCCGTTTCGGGCCACCCACGCCGCCGGAGCCGAGGAAGGAAAGGCGCATTACGGGATTCCCTATGTCACCGGTTATGATCTGGTGATTGGTAATTCTTATGCCAAGGCCAACGAGTCGGCCATTGCCCTGCTCCTTTCTTTGCAGGCCCAGAAACCAAAGGAAGGGGTGGTGGTTTTGATCTCCGATGCCCCGGAAGGGCAGGTCCCCCATTACGTATTCCGGGCTTGGGGAACGGATTACGGCGGCCGCCAGTATACACTCCGTCCTAAAGGGACTATTCAGGCCTTGACGAAAAAATTGATCGTCCTGGCCCCCCATCCCGACCGGACCGGCCTGGATCTCATCTGCCATGTGGATGACGCCGTCTTTGTCAAATCCTGGCCGGAGTGCCTGGCCCTTTTGGAAAAGGAATTTCCAGGGGAAGCCAAAGTGGCGGTCATTCAGGACGGGACTATGCAGTATTTGAAGGCTTAATAGGAAAAAAAGTTCTGAGTTAAGAGTTCGGAGTTCGGAGAAAACCATCTTCATGCTTCGTGGTGCCCCCAGGGGGCATGAGGGTTTAATACGAAAATAACGTTCAGGGATCGGGGGTCAGGGATCGGGGGTCGGCGAAAGACATTTTCATTCTTCGTAGTGCCCGACCCGGGTATGAGCGCTTAGTTCGAAAATAGAATAATACAGGGGAAAGGCAAACAAGGATTGGGGAAAAAGCTAACCCATTGCCCCTGGCCTATTGCCTATAGCCTCATTTAAGCCAAGAAAGGTTAAGCTATGAAAGCCGTCTTTACCATGTGGAGAAACACCCGGATGATCATCCTGACGGCGGTCTGTGCGGCCATTTACAGTGCGGCTCTGCTGGCCTTTAAAACCGCCATCCCCCTCATTCCGGGTATCACCGAAGTCCGGGTAGGAAACATCTTCCCCATGCCCTTCGGACTTATGTTCGGACCGGCCGGGGCCTGGGGTTCGGCCATCGGCAATCTGATCGGCGATATCTTCGGCGGCACCATAGGGCCTTCTTCCCTGGCCGGATTTGTGGGCAATTTTCTTTTAGGCTATCTCCCCTATACCCTTTGGACGACTCTAATCCCCTTTCATCAAAAATCGATGGATTGGGACTCCCGATCCTGGAGCAATTGGCTAACCTATTTCCTGATCGCCTTTGTCACTGCCGCGGCCTGTGCCGTGGTCATCAGTATCTTTGTCGATTTCCTGGGCATCGTCCCTTACCGAGTCTTGGTCAAAATTATCACCGTCAACAATACCATCGGCGGGTTTATCGGTATCATTCTGCTATCCTCGGTGTTTAAACTGGTCAAGGATCATCTCCGTCTCCATTGGACCGAGGTCATGGAGCCGGCCGATCAAGGCAAACCCCTGACCGGTCCTTTAGGGGCCTGGCTCGTGACCGGGGCCTCCCTTTTCGGCCTCTTCGGAGGCCTGTGGACCGATCTTCCGGTGAGTACCCTGGGTTGGATTTCCACCCTGTTCATCCTGATCGGAGGCTTCTTACTCTGAATAATTCGTCACTCGTCATCTGTCACTTGTCGCTATTATCATGAGCATCGCCGTCTCCATCGAGGGTTTGACCTTTTCCTATGCCGGGAAGAATAAACCGGCCCTGAAAAACATCTCGGCCCGGATAGAGGATGGGTCCTTTGTCTGCATCATGGGCCATGGCGGGGCAGGCAAGTCCTCCTTGTGTTATACCTTCAATGCCCTGATCCCTAAATTTTTCCGCGGCGATTATTCGGGCCGCGTTCTGTTAAAAGGGAAAGAAGCGGCGATCCAGTCGGTGGCCCAACTCTCTCATACGGTAGGTCTGTCCCTCCAGGACTTTGAGGCCCAATTGTTTTCCACCAACGTGGAATTGGAAATGGCCTTCGGGCCTGAGAACCACGGTCTTCAGCGTCCGGAAATAGAAAAGCGTATTCAGCATTATCTTGGGGTCATCGGTCTGGAACCTTTCCGCCAAAGACAGCCGGCTACCCTTTCCGGCGGACAGAAACAGCGTCTGGCCATTGGCTCGGTCTTAGCCATGGAACCGGACATCCTGGTCCTGGACGAACCGACCACCGATCTGGACCCCAAGGGCGCTAACGAAGTCTTGTTATTAGCCCACAGTCTGCGCCAGGCGGGACGGACCCTCCTGATGGTGCTTCCTGAACCGGAAATGGCCCTGGAAGCGGATCAGGTCTGGTTGATGCGGGAAGGTGAACTAATCGCCCAAGGCCATCCCATAGAGATTTTAACCGATCTGCCTGCCCTGAAAGCCTGCGGCGTTAAACCCCCCAGTTTTATTGAACTTTTTATGGCCCTGGACTGGCCGGGTCTACCCTTGACCCTGAACCAGGCTCTGACCCTTATCGAAGGGCATCAATTGATAAAAAATCAAACCCCGGCCTACCGGCCCGAAACCTTAGACCAGATCCAAGACCCGGTAATCCTGCAAGCCGAAGACTTGACCTATGCCTATCCCTTCGGCGAAAAAAAGGCCCTTAAAGGAATAAACTTGACCATTCATGACGGCGAGTTTATCGCCCTCCTGGGTCAAAATGGCTCGGGTAAAACTACCTTGGCTAAACACTTTAACGGATTGTTAAAGGCTTTGACCGGCCGAGTATGGGTTGAAGGAAAACCCATCACCACCTACGACCACAAAGCCTTGGCCCGAAAGGTGGGGTATGTTTTTCAAAATCCGGACCATCAAATATTTGCCCGGACCGTGGAAGAAGAAATAGGATTTGGCTTGAAGATGTTGGGTGCCGAATCAAAAGTCATCCGGCAACGGGTCACCGAGGCCCTGGAAGTGGTCGAGCTGCGGGGATATGAAAAAAAGATACCTTTTACCCTGACCAAGGGAGAAAGGCAGCGGGTGGCCGTGGCTTCCGTCTTGGCTGTGCAACCTCAGGTAATCATCCTGGACGAGCCGACCACCGGCCTGGATTACGTTCATCAACGCCGTATGATGCACTTACTTGAGCAATTAAATCAAAAAGGGCATACCATAGTCATCATCACCCATTCCATGTGGGTGGCAGCAGAATATGCGAGCCGAACAATCGTCTTAAAAGAAGGGGCCGTTATCCTGGACGGGTCTACTCGCAATATCTTTGCCGAAGAATCCCAGTTGGCCGAAGCCTCTTTATCTCCGCCTCCCCTGGTTCAGTTGAGCAACCGGCTGGGCCTCCAAGGTCTCACTTTGGAACAGATCGTTCAGGAAATTAAGGGATGAATATATTTCTATATTTAGATCAGGACACTCCCATCCACCGTCTCGACCCCAGGACCAAGCTGATTTCTGCCCTGATCCTCTTCGGCATCTGTTTGTGCTTTAATCATCCCATATATGTAGCCGGCATCAGCGTCGGGGTTCTTTTAGTTGCCTTCAGGGCCAAGGCCCTGCCCAATTTCTGGAAACTGCGCTACATCCTGTTGTTGCTCATTCTTTTCAGTTCCCTGTTATGGCCTTTTTTTGTGCCCGGGCCGACCCGCTGGTGGGGTTGGGGACCCTTCATTCTCAGTCGGGAATCGGTCCTTTATGGCCTGGCCATGGGCCTGCGTCTGTCCACTTTCGTCGGAATCGGCTTGATCTTTCTTTCCACCACCCGAAATGAAGAATTGACCAATGGTCTGATCCATCTGGGTGTCCCCTATCCCCTGGCCTTCGCCCTGTCCACGGCCCTGCGGCTGGTCCCGACCTTCGTAGGCGCCGGAGCGACCATCATCCAGGCCCAGGTTTCCAGGGGCCTGGACCTGGAATCCGGAAGTATCTTTAAACGGATGGGCAAGTTCATCCCCCAGGCCGTCCCCTTGTTTATTTACGCCATTCACCACACCAACTATTTAGCCATGGCCCTGGAATCCAAGGGCTTCGATCCCAGAGCCAAACGGACTTTTTACTATGAACCCCGTATGCAGCGGATCGATTTTGCGGTGCTGGTTTTTTTTGCCCTGCTTTTAATGGTCCTGCTTTATTTGCGCCTGGGATTGGGGTTAGGGGTAATCATTTCGGGCCGGCTTTAAACACAAGGGGTTCCTGCTCATGGATGGGGCCAAGGACTTAGCATGGGGAAAGAAATTTTTCAGCAATCGCCTGGGCAATCAAGGGGGCATTTCCCCCGGTTCGATTATTGACCAGGACCATCACCTTAACCCCCTTCTCTATCCCCTGATGCATCAATTGGGTCGTTTCTTCGATCATCTTCGGCTGAAGCATTCCTTCAACCATTTTATCGAAGGGATGGGCCTTTTCGTAGGCCACTTCATAGCGCATATCGATAGGCGTAACCAGCCGGATAACCAAAACCCGACCGGCATTGAGAATCTTGTTGCCGGTTTTAGCGAATTGTTCTCGAAGGGGGGGGAGCCAGGTCCAGTGGGAAAGGACCTGCCCGACCCCATGTTTTTCAAGGACCCTGAAGAAAGACGGTATTAAAAGAGATCCAGTTCGAATCTCCGTATGGTAACGGTGATCTTTGGGGATGGCTTCAAAAAATGCCTCAAGAGATCGGACCATTTCCTTTTCCGGAAGCCGGTCTTGGTTTCTCTGATATTCCTGTTCGAAAATAAAGCCGGTAAGCGGTTTTCCCAATACTTCCAGGGCCGGTTTATAAAATTGTCGGGTAAATATTTTTGGGTTGAGGTAGGCCTCGTTGGGGATATATTCAGTTCCCCGGCGAAGCTTTTGAGCAAAAACGATCTGAGGAACCTTGAGGATAACAGCATCGTTATCGTGGATATGCCGGCGGTAGTGCCTCAGTACATGATAATTCTGGGTCGGGGTTCCATCTTCCTCGGTAAGCAATCGGTAAAAGGTATAATCGATTTCGAGAACACGGAAATGTTGGAAATATTCCTCCACACTGTCGACCGGAAGGACCTCTTCAATATACGCTTTTCCCCCCACAACCTTGGGTCGGCGGTTTATCCTTCCGGCATAGTGCTCCTTTGAATAAATCTGGCCGATCCATCCGGCATAACGGTCCGAGGTCGTTCCGAGGTAAATGTCCGGGTGAAGGTCTCGAAAATGATATTGATTGGGCTCGGCGTTTTCCATATCCGTATTATTTTTAGATGTCAAAAATAATGAGGTCGATTGGCCGGTTTATTGCCCCCTGACCAGCGAAAGATCAGGAATGGGAAAGGGTGTCCTCCAGGATCAATGGTTTGATCCTGGCCAAAGTCAAAGTGTCCTTGGTTAAAAAACGGCTTGCTCCGAACTGCAAGGCCGCTTCCTGATATTCCAGGTTATCATAACTCGACATAACGATGACCTGTATTGCAGGATAAAGGGCCTTGATTTTTTTCGTGAGGGAAAGGCCGCTTTCTCCGGGCACCCGGATATCCATAAAGATCAGGTGGGGACGAAAAGCCTCTGCCTTTTCCAAACATTCCTCCGCATCTACGGCCTCCTGGATAATGATATCAGGGCCCACTAATTGGAGGTTTTCTTTAAAGGCCTGCCGGAAGGTGGCATTATCCTCCACAATCAATATCTTGAACTCTCTTGCTTCTCCTGATCCTGAAAGACCCATGGATTACGCTCCGGATTTTGGTGGTAAAAATAGTTATTTTAAGAAGCTAAAAGCTCCAAGGTCTTTTCAACCACCTGATCGGCCGTGAGTCCGAATTTTTCATATAAGGTTTTATAGGGTGCCGAGGCACCGAAGTGGTCCAGGCCGATGACCGCCCCTTTTTCCCCGACAAAGCGATGCCAGCCGAAAGGGCTTCCGGCTTCGATAGCCACCCGGGTCTTGACCTCCGGCGGCAATACCTGGTTGTGGTATTCCCCGGACTGGCGATCGAACAATTCCCAACTGGGCATATTGATAACCCAGGAATTAACTCCTCTTTCCTTCAATTTCTTGCCGGCTTCAAGGGCTATGGGCACCTCCGAACCGGTAGTCATTAAAAAGCAATCCGGTTGCCGGTCCCCCGCCTTATAGAGCACATAAGCCCCTTTAACCAGATTTTCGGCCGGGGCCATCACCGTCCGATCCATAGTGGGGAGGTTCTGCCTGGTCAGGACCAGGGCCACCGGTCCGGTTTTGATTTCCAGGGCCATTTTCCAGGCCTCGGCCGTTTCATTGGCATCGGCCGGCCGGATGACCGTCAAATTGGGTATGGCCCTTAAGGCGGCCAATTGTTCAACCGGTTGATGGGTAGGACCGTCTTCCCCCAGCCCGATACTGTCATGGGTAAAGACATAGATCACCTTCAAACCCATCATCGCCGCTAATCGAATGGCCG is a window of Deltaproteobacteria bacterium DNA encoding:
- a CDS encoding QueT transporter family protein, whose product is MKAVFTMWRNTRMIILTAVCAAIYSAALLAFKTAIPLIPGITEVRVGNIFPMPFGLMFGPAGAWGSAIGNLIGDIFGGTIGPSSLAGFVGNFLLGYLPYTLWTTLIPFHQKSMDWDSRSWSNWLTYFLIAFVTAAACAVVISIFVDFLGIVPYRVLVKIITVNNTIGGFIGIILLSSVFKLVKDHLRLHWTEVMEPADQGKPLTGPLGAWLVTGASLFGLFGGLWTDLPVSTLGWISTLFILIGGFLL
- a CDS encoding MarR family transcriptional regulator gives rise to the protein MNDIENNNPKITQYQASRLKNLIEEISSCCQERVVFQAKKFNLTPAELRSLLLFKHERYLTVTAIAQKLEVAKSRVTKILDGLLKKKMIHRIDDPEDARIKLISLTPAGKKKTKDIQEFMTELHHHLVLTLKPEDRKSVLTSLELLRSSMEAVKERLL
- a CDS encoding DUF2088 domain-containing protein, producing MQKISVPSRLWYENQERELTFPDRWEVHNLNSPGFEKPGLLHQEIKEKIDHPIEGPALEELARGKNQAVIVFDDMTRPTPVKDVAPHIVAALHRAGLKKDQIRFIWALGGHGAYDMINARKKLGEAIVENYAVYNHDPFQNTLRVGRTPTGVELWFNREFMSCDLKIGLGCITPHVHVGFGGGAKLILPGVAGMETINQFHNQLCRDETRTGIGNFENNIMRAECDAAGDAVGLNFKVDCLVNRRGEITNLYAGPFRATHAAGAEEGKAHYGIPYVTGYDLVIGNSYAKANESAIALLLSLQAQKPKEGVVVLISDAPEGQVPHYVFRAWGTDYGGRQYTLRPKGTIQALTKKLIVLAPHPDRTGLDLICHVDDAVFVKSWPECLALLEKEFPGEAKVAVIQDGTMQYLKA
- a CDS encoding DUF72 domain-containing protein, which codes for MENAEPNQYHFRDLHPDIYLGTTSDRYAGWIGQIYSKEHYAGRINRRPKVVGGKAYIEEVLPVDSVEEYFQHFRVLEIDYTFYRLLTEEDGTPTQNYHVLRHYRRHIHDNDAVILKVPQIVFAQKLRRGTEYIPNEAYLNPKIFTRQFYKPALEVLGKPLTGFIFEQEYQRNQDRLPEKEMVRSLEAFFEAIPKDHRYHTEIRTGSLLIPSFFRVLEKHGVGQVLSHWTWLPPLREQFAKTGNKILNAGRVLVIRLVTPIDMRYEVAYEKAHPFDKMVEGMLQPKMIEETTQLMHQGIEKGVKVMVLVNNRTGGNAPLIAQAIAEKFLSPC
- a CDS encoding response regulator: MGLSGSGEAREFKILIVEDNATFRQAFKENLQLVGPDIIIQEAVDAEECLEKAEAFRPHLIFMDIRVPGESGLSLTKKIKALYPAIQVIVMSSYDNLEYQEAALQFGASRFLTKDTLTLARIKPLILEDTLSHS
- a CDS encoding energy-coupling factor transporter transmembrane protein EcfT; the encoded protein is MNIFLYLDQDTPIHRLDPRTKLISALILFGICLCFNHPIYVAGISVGVLLVAFRAKALPNFWKLRYILLLLILFSSLLWPFFVPGPTRWWGWGPFILSRESVLYGLAMGLRLSTFVGIGLIFLSTTRNEELTNGLIHLGVPYPLAFALSTALRLVPTFVGAGATIIQAQVSRGLDLESGSIFKRMGKFIPQAVPLFIYAIHHTNYLAMALESKGFDPRAKRTFYYEPRMQRIDFAVLVFFALLLMVLLYLRLGLGLGVIISGRL
- a CDS encoding ATP-binding cassette domain-containing protein; this encodes MSIAVSIEGLTFSYAGKNKPALKNISARIEDGSFVCIMGHGGAGKSSLCYTFNALIPKFFRGDYSGRVLLKGKEAAIQSVAQLSHTVGLSLQDFEAQLFSTNVELEMAFGPENHGLQRPEIEKRIQHYLGVIGLEPFRQRQPATLSGGQKQRLAIGSVLAMEPDILVLDEPTTDLDPKGANEVLLLAHSLRQAGRTLLMVLPEPEMALEADQVWLMREGELIAQGHPIEILTDLPALKACGVKPPSFIELFMALDWPGLPLTLNQALTLIEGHQLIKNQTPAYRPETLDQIQDPVILQAEDLTYAYPFGEKKALKGINLTIHDGEFIALLGQNGSGKTTLAKHFNGLLKALTGRVWVEGKPITTYDHKALARKVGYVFQNPDHQIFARTVEEEIGFGLKMLGAESKVIRQRVTEALEVVELRGYEKKIPFTLTKGERQRVAVASVLAVQPQVIILDEPTTGLDYVHQRRMMHLLEQLNQKGHTIVIITHSMWVAAEYASRTIVLKEGAVILDGSTRNIFAEESQLAEASLSPPPLVQLSNRLGLQGLTLEQIVQEIKG